From the genome of Papaver somniferum cultivar HN1 chromosome 2, ASM357369v1, whole genome shotgun sequence, one region includes:
- the LOC113353693 gene encoding uncharacterized protein LOC113353693 isoform X2, with protein sequence MSGSILMSSHGVAFATAMAVSGTVIILAICRSPKLTLSVSEFPNKSDDPQNLRSCISSEKKKREKKMKKRVHFAEDVVDPIGNSKDLRRVHKRSSSSSSFKKNDQDCGRSQQEKVRGIPPNRLALYNGIMRDREQRMTSSY encoded by the exons ATGTCTGGTTCAATCTTAATGAGTTCTCATGGTGTGGCTTTTGCAACTGCCATGGCAGTTTCCGGTACAGTGATCATCCTCGCTATTTGTCGATCACCCAAACTTACTCTTTCAGTCTCCGAATTTCCCAACAAGTCTGATGACCCACAGAATCTACGATCTTGTATATCTTCTG aaaagaagaaaagagagaaaaagatgaagaaaagggTTCATTTTGCTGAAGATGTAGTAGATCCAATTGGAAACAGTAAAGACTTGAGAAGAGTCCATAAGaggtcttcatcatcatcatcatttaaGAAAAATGATCAAGATTGTGGTCGATCTCAACAAGAAAAAGTTCGAGGAATTCCTCCAAATCGTCTGGCTTTGTATAATGGAATTATGCGAGATCGTGAGCAACGGATGACTAGCTCATATTGA
- the LOC113353693 gene encoding uncharacterized protein LOC113353693 isoform X1, which produces MSGSILMSSHGVAFATAMAVSGTVIILAICRSPKLTLSVSEFPNKSDDPQNLRSCISSEEKKKREKKMKKRVHFAEDVVDPIGNSKDLRRVHKRSSSSSSFKKNDQDCGRSQQEKVRGIPPNRLALYNGIMRDREQRMTSSY; this is translated from the exons ATGTCTGGTTCAATCTTAATGAGTTCTCATGGTGTGGCTTTTGCAACTGCCATGGCAGTTTCCGGTACAGTGATCATCCTCGCTATTTGTCGATCACCCAAACTTACTCTTTCAGTCTCCGAATTTCCCAACAAGTCTGATGACCCACAGAATCTACGATCTTGTATATCTTCTG aagaaaagaagaaaagagagaaaaagatgaagaaaagggTTCATTTTGCTGAAGATGTAGTAGATCCAATTGGAAACAGTAAAGACTTGAGAAGAGTCCATAAGaggtcttcatcatcatcatcatttaaGAAAAATGATCAAGATTGTGGTCGATCTCAACAAGAAAAAGTTCGAGGAATTCCTCCAAATCGTCTGGCTTTGTATAATGGAATTATGCGAGATCGTGAGCAACGGATGACTAGCTCATATTGA